One genomic window of Actinoalloteichus hoggarensis includes the following:
- a CDS encoding helix-turn-helix transcriptional regulator, protein MVETSARLLRLLGLLQTHRDFSGADLAERLGVSPRTVRRDVDKLRGLGYPVNAVGGVGGGYQLAVGATLPPLLLDDDEAMAIAVGLRMATLGAVTGIAETSLRALTKLDRMLPSRLRHQVRALGTALLTMPPLGPAVDPSMLTAVAAAVRDHERVRFDYVSHRGTTSPRDVEPYRLVHNGQRWYLFAWDTRRADWRTFRVDRAALRTPTGPRFVPRALPPGDLADHVALGTTTSIRRYQAVLTMHGSAEDVADEVPPALGLVEPIDERTCTLRIGSDSLDQLAVWVAAFGFEFEIREPPELLEHLRVLTGRLHRAARSSE, encoded by the coding sequence GACTCGGCGTGAGCCCCAGGACCGTGCGGCGCGACGTCGACAAGCTGCGGGGCCTGGGCTATCCCGTCAACGCCGTCGGCGGAGTCGGCGGCGGATACCAACTGGCCGTCGGTGCCACGCTGCCGCCGCTGCTCCTCGACGACGACGAGGCGATGGCGATCGCGGTGGGGCTGCGCATGGCCACCCTCGGCGCGGTCACCGGGATCGCCGAGACCTCGCTTCGGGCGCTGACCAAGCTCGACCGGATGCTGCCGTCCCGGCTGCGACACCAGGTCCGCGCCCTCGGCACCGCGCTGCTCACGATGCCGCCGCTCGGACCCGCCGTCGACCCCTCGATGCTCACCGCCGTCGCCGCGGCGGTGCGGGACCACGAGCGGGTCCGCTTCGACTACGTCTCGCACCGAGGGACGACCAGCCCGCGTGACGTGGAGCCCTACCGGCTGGTGCACAACGGGCAGCGCTGGTACCTCTTCGCCTGGGACACCCGGCGAGCCGACTGGCGGACCTTTCGCGTCGACCGGGCCGCGCTGCGCACGCCGACCGGCCCGCGGTTCGTGCCGCGAGCCCTGCCGCCCGGCGACCTCGCCGACCACGTCGCGCTGGGAACCACCACCAGCATCCGCCGCTATCAGGCGGTGCTCACGATGCACGGCTCCGCCGAGGACGTGGCCGACGAGGTGCCGCCCGCGCTCGGCCTGGTCGAGCCGATCGACGAGCGGACCTGCACGCTGCGCATCGGCTCGGACAGCCTCGATCAGCTCGCGGTGTGGGTGGCCGCCTTCGGTTTCGAGTTCGAGATCCGCGAGCCGCCGGAGCTTCTCGAACACCTTCGCGTGTTGACCGGTCGGTTGCACCGCGCGGCGCGATCCTCGGAATGA